One window of Saccharopolyspora phatthalungensis genomic DNA carries:
- a CDS encoding ABC transporter permease has protein sequence MTVTRELAMAKAVKGRARRRRLGPSFWSGAGILLAILVLSTWMSLWPLHDPLGSVGKALSGPSLQSPLGTDNLGRDTFTRLALAARTSLLISGAAALLGAAIGTVIGLIAGYVGGWVDSIIMRIVDAMLALPAILVALVVGVVIGNGPGPLIFALGLVFAPGFARVMRAPVIALRERDFVLAARLSGVHGRRVVIEHILPNVLTPLFVQFASVASQVVLIEAALSYLGQGVQAPQPSAGRMISEFTRFMQLQPLLIILPSLIIVLLSSAWNLLADGVQDYLAPRREPAFSLGRRGADRPGRTPGKTPLHSEEAEKRRS, from the coding sequence ATGACTGTCACCCGGGAACTCGCCATGGCCAAGGCTGTCAAAGGCCGCGCGCGTAGACGGCGCCTCGGTCCCTCTTTCTGGAGCGGCGCGGGCATCCTGCTCGCCATCCTGGTCCTTTCGACCTGGATGAGCCTCTGGCCGCTACACGATCCGCTCGGCAGCGTAGGTAAGGCATTGTCCGGTCCCAGCCTGCAGAGTCCGCTCGGCACGGACAATCTCGGGCGCGACACTTTCACGAGATTGGCGCTGGCGGCGCGAACGAGTCTGCTCATCTCCGGCGCGGCCGCACTTCTGGGCGCGGCGATCGGCACGGTCATTGGATTGATCGCCGGATACGTTGGGGGGTGGGTAGATTCAATCATCATGCGCATCGTCGATGCGATGCTCGCGCTCCCGGCGATCCTCGTTGCCCTCGTCGTCGGCGTCGTTATCGGAAACGGCCCAGGACCGCTGATCTTCGCGCTGGGACTGGTCTTCGCCCCCGGGTTCGCCCGTGTCATGCGCGCCCCGGTTATCGCGCTGCGCGAGCGCGATTTCGTGCTCGCCGCCCGGCTGAGCGGCGTACACGGCAGGCGGGTCGTCATCGAGCACATCCTGCCGAACGTGCTCACGCCACTGTTCGTGCAATTCGCCTCGGTCGCCTCGCAGGTGGTGCTCATCGAGGCCGCGCTGAGCTATCTGGGGCAGGGCGTTCAGGCCCCCCAGCCGTCCGCCGGCCGCATGATCAGTGAGTTCACGCGATTCATGCAGTTGCAGCCTCTGCTGATCATCTTGCCCTCGTTGATCATCGTGCTGCTGTCATCGGCGTGGAATCTCCTCGCCGACGGCGTCCAGGATTACCTCGCGCCTCGCCGGGAACCGGCGTTCTCCCTGGGGCGACGCGGTGCCGACCGTCCCGGGAGAACACCCGGGAAGACGCCGCTCCACTCCGAGGAAGCAGAGAAGAGACGATCGTGA
- a CDS encoding ABC transporter ATP-binding protein: protein MKTRNRMCASALADSAPTADIDALSVEGLTIAYGSAAPSVSGVTLRVRKGEIVGVIGESGSGKSSVALAMMGLLPDSARVAATSMQVAGFDVRDARERDWAQVRGVHASMVFQEPMSALNPCMRIGAQIAEVLRIHGIADRTTAEQRALDILKLVRIPDPERRMNYFPHQLSGGQRQRVVIAIAVAAGPSLLVADEPTTALDVTVQAQILDLIRSLRDETGMGVLFISHDLGVIGQLCERVAVMYRGRVVESGRTERVLADPRHPYTRALLESIPRPSVPVRSPLAVIPPDNDFEDVPAALEEVR from the coding sequence GTGAAGACTCGCAACAGGATGTGTGCATCGGCCCTAGCCGACTCGGCTCCCACGGCCGATATCGATGCTCTCTCGGTCGAGGGTCTGACCATCGCCTACGGGAGCGCTGCACCGTCGGTCTCAGGCGTCACGCTGCGCGTGCGCAAGGGAGAGATCGTCGGCGTCATCGGAGAGTCAGGCAGCGGAAAGTCGAGCGTCGCGCTGGCCATGATGGGGTTGCTGCCCGACTCCGCCCGCGTTGCCGCAACCAGCATGCAGGTCGCCGGGTTCGACGTAAGAGATGCCCGAGAGCGCGATTGGGCACAGGTGCGCGGCGTGCACGCGTCCATGGTCTTCCAGGAACCCATGTCGGCACTCAACCCGTGCATGCGGATCGGTGCGCAGATCGCCGAGGTGCTCCGCATCCATGGCATCGCCGACAGAACCACGGCTGAGCAGCGCGCTCTGGACATCCTGAAGCTGGTGCGCATACCCGATCCGGAACGGCGGATGAACTACTTCCCGCATCAGCTCTCTGGCGGGCAGCGGCAGCGGGTTGTGATCGCGATCGCGGTGGCTGCAGGTCCTTCGCTGCTGGTGGCGGACGAACCGACCACGGCGCTCGACGTCACGGTGCAGGCACAGATCCTCGATCTCATCCGCAGCCTGCGCGACGAGACCGGCATGGGCGTGCTGTTCATCAGCCATGACTTGGGAGTCATCGGGCAGCTCTGCGAACGGGTCGCCGTGATGTACCGCGGCCGTGTCGTCGAGTCCGGTAGGACCGAGCGAGTACTCGCCGATCCGCGCCATCCGTACACCCGCGCGCTGTTGGAGAGCATCCCGCGTCCGTCCGTTCCGGTGCGCTCCCCGCTG